GACCATGCTGAACAGGCCCGGTAGGAGAACCATTCCCGCCAGCACGTACGCGATCGGCATCGCAGCCCCGGCCCCAGCGGCAGCAAGACCGGGCAGGAGAAAGAATCCCGAACTCAGCGTAGCACCTGTGGCCAGTGCATACACTTCCCAGAGGCCCAACTGCTTTTTCAGCTGGGTGTGTTTCAGTGTGGCCGGGGCCGGGGTCGTCTCGGGGTCCATGCTCGACATGTACGGGCGAATGGCTTCGGCTGCATCGTTTGGAGATTTCCGAACGCTACAGGGGCGGGTCTAGCGAGGCGCTCTGGTCCTTACCCATCCAAGAGGGATCGGTTCAGCTACGAACGGGAGATTGTGCTGTTCCCTGGCTTGGGGCAAGCACCCGGTGGTTAGCCCGTGGCAGCAGACTAGCCGTCCGGGGAAGCAAGGCCTGCTGGGCTGTCGGGAGAGCGTAACTCCTTAAAGAAGTCGCGCTCTTCTTCGAGATCGACGATGCGTTGAGTCAATTCATCTATCGTGTCCTGGAGCCGTATTACCTCGGGCGAAATCGCCCCATGGTCCACCTCACGCCACTGCTTTCCGGGGCCAGGAAGGGTCTGCATGGTCGCAAAAAGTATTCCGAGCAGTGGGATCAGAATCAGAAACAAGACTGAGAAGGACATGACGTACTCAGCGTGCTCCGGGGTGAGTAGAGGGACTCAAGACCCCTACGACCGATAGCTTGCCAAGTTTCAATTCGGGCATCTGTCTTCTCGCACGGTCAGATCCACAGGTCAGACTTGGCCGTGCGACGTCCACCCTCTTCACCGGTGTTCACAACCCCACGCGGCTCGATCAGCATGATTTTCACCTCTAGCTCCGCATACGGCTTGTGTTTCACGCCCTTCGGCACGACGTACAGTTCCCCGGCAGATACGTTTACGAAACCGTCCGGCAGGTCAATCCTGAGCGTGCCCTCGAGT
Above is a window of Longimicrobiales bacterium DNA encoding:
- a CDS encoding cupin domain-containing protein produces the protein MMIEEEHDAINLSGKFDLFADQWQPRVIAEMNDYQFKIARVQGDFIWHDHPDTDEAFFVLEGTLRIDLPDGFVNVSAGELYVVPKGVKHKPYAELEVKIMLIEPRGVVNTGEEGGRRTAKSDLWI